The following DNA comes from Hordeum vulgare subsp. vulgare chromosome 3H, MorexV3_pseudomolecules_assembly, whole genome shotgun sequence.
CCCATGTCCTCGTTTAACTTTATGCACCAACTCACTACAAATATACTCCTATTTAAGAAAGGCATTAACCAACAAAAGTGCAAATTTCTTGGCAAGAAGAGCTAAGACAGAACACACTGGAAGATTAGCCGTGCAAGCCAAATCCAACCACCGATCGAGCTCGACCACTGTAAGATTTTGTGAGTTAATCACTCTCTGAGCTGCCGTCTGAACCAGCAAAATCAATGCACGTAGTATTACCACCGCCATATGCGTGGCTGTTAGGGTGAACAACGGTTGGCTTGAAGCCTTGGCAGCCGTAGCAATGCCCTAGAAAACATAGACACACATAAAAAGAGTCAGACAAATATTACAAGTACAACACAAATAAATAAAATGGCTGGAAGTTGTGCTTAACTGTTTCTTCATGTACATTTACATCCATTAAAGCAGCAGGGACATAATGTAGAGAAATAACTGATAGTTTCAACACACATTCATTGTATTTGCAGGATGTTGGATTGCGAAAGGTGACACTAGTTAGGCAGTCCATGTAGCATGCAGGAGAGGCATGCAAAATGACAaggattgtactccctccgttcttaaatataagaccttttagaaattgcactatgaactacatacggatgtacatagacatattttagaatataaattcactcattttgcttcatatgtagtcttctagtagaatctctaaaaggtcttatattttgaaacggagggagtactagctaGTTTCAACGAGTTTATTGCATGGACATATTGTATCATATCCAGGATGTGGTCTGGGAAATTAAATTAGAATCTCTGTGGCAAGTAGCTAGGTACCATTATCATTTTCCCCAagaatgcagcacaggagcacatCATTCTCGCCATGGAAAGGGTTGTCAACCTCGGAGAAGAAAAGCTTGGTGCTGTCAGCATCAGCAGAATGATGATGATCCTCTGGCTTAGCTGTGAAGTTGTAATGGATGCAGCCCCCTCCAAACTCCCAAAACAGACGGATCACTCGTACCTCCACCAGCTCAAACTGAAAAAACAAGATGGAAAAGTACAGTTATTACAACATATATACAACTGTGGGTTAACACACACACCCACACCcacttaagagagagagagagagagagagagagagagagaccttgGTGTTGTTTGCTGTGTTGTATTTACGCAGGGCTACCTTGGCGTGGTGGCGTGCGGCCTTTTGCCGAAACGCGACTCTCTTCTCACGGAGTGCATTCCTTACCTCGGGAGGTTTCCTCTGCCTCGGTAAGCACTCATCTTGGTCGTCCTCGCCGAAATCCAGGGTGCCGTACTCATATTTGGGTCGAGGGAAAGTGAAGCGAAATCTAAATCCATGTTCATCCATGTTGACACCTTCAGGAGTGCTCCTCTCAATGGAAGCACAGCCAGCTCGGCTCGTGATGCATGGGGTACTCCTCTCCTTGGAAGCCCACCCAGCTCGACTCCTATAATGCATCGAAGAATCATCATCATGCCATAGGaatgttttttccatttttttttctaTGATGAAGCGTTGGTGTCTCTctctgtgtgagagagagagagagagagagagaggtgtgtaCAGTACAGCAGCGGGTGATACAGCAGCAGTTGTTTACCTTGCGTACCTCCCCCTGGAAGCAGCGGATGATAATGATAGAGCAGCAGGTTGAGCAGGATGGTGGTGCTTTGGCAAATTCTCCTTGTGCCTGAACCACAACATGCCAACAATAATTCAGCAGTGGGCGCAGATGTTTTCCTTGAAATCGAATCGAAAGAAACCTACTGCGTGCGCTTGGAAGAATGAACTTACGACGAATCTCCCAGCTGATCCGCCATTGAGGTCTGACTTTGACCGATTCTCTGCACCTGCAGATCGACTCTACTTCCGCGCAACCAATCGATCGTGGGATCGTATATTATGTTATGTatgcgcttcttcttcttcttcttcttcttcttcttctatctaatCTAATCTAATCTAATCTCAACGCAGGCCAAGGCGTAAGATTGATCCTCTGCTGGGTATTCCATTTCCAAAACGGACGCGGTTTCCGGTTTGTGTCCCTCTTCTAGTTTTATTTGGAACCTTTCTCTTCTAGTATAGGGGAGTAAATAAATACCCGTTCGAATCCGACTGCATCTAGTCGGACCTTGGATTGGAAAATACAAACACAAATAATCTAGTCCGAGCCCTCAAACTTTTCTCGAACGCATGAGCAGATCGTCTCATCACTGTCCGGTCACAAAATTTTAATTCAGACGGGCCTTTTAAACACGACTCAAACGTCCGGGCTAACCGGCACCCTCCATTTTCAGCTCAAATATGGGACAAATATAGAAAGCCCGGGCCCGCCTGGCCCGCATCGATCCCACATGTATTCGTATTCGTCCGTTGGCACGACCAAACTCTGGCCAGTTCACTCCACTCTCATCCGCCACTCAAGCTCACCTCCGTCGATCTCCGTCCTTCTCCGGCATGGCCTCAAGCGGATCCGACTCCGATCAATCCGGATCTGTCCACTGAGGGGTCGTCCCGTGCGGAGTGGGGGAGGCAATGGCGGTTCGCATTGCACTACACTGCTCCCGCGAGGACAACGCCCGGCCGACGTGAGGATCTGTCCGCCGCGACTCCATAGCGTCCACTTAACACGTGCTCGATTCCTCTGGGGCGGGATCAACCATGTCCCGACGGGCTGATCAATCGAACGGACCCACAGACTTCGAGTCCCACCGGGAACGGGCTGCCTGCCATGGGAAGGAGAGGATAAGGATCGCCGAGGCCTATCTCGCGGAGGAAatggcggaggcggaggcagTTGATGCGGCAGCACGGGCGACCGGACAGGAGGAAGCTATCTGCGCCCACATTTTGAAGAAACGGCAGCGGCGGAACACGCGCGCCCTCGCCCGCGAGCAGAATCGGACGGCCCGAGAAATAGTCGGACTACcaacgaaggaggagaaggaggtgagcGGCAGCGAGGACAGCTCTGACGACGAGCAGACCCTTTGACCGCGCCGGTGAAATCGCCACATTTTGGCAGGATCGAGCCATTGTGACCGCGTGAGGAGTAACCCTTGATTGATGATATCCCCTAAAATGTGGGGTGCGGTCTATGTTTTGATATGACATATCAAGTGGTGCCCCGAACCACGGCTCAAGTAAGTTATGACCGATAAGCATGATGTCATATAAATGATGATTCAACAAAAAGTTGTCACAACCTGGCCACGGGATTGGTTTTGTATTGTGGTCCTTTGGGGCTCCAGTTCGGGGGCTGCTGAGGGAGACCCGAACTAGAGGGTCCCCGTCGAGGTGAATTAGTATGTGAGCCAGgatggaggcgcgcccaccctggAGGAAGGACTTCGGAGACTTCACAACAAGGCGTGAAGATCTAGGATACTGTCGGAGACTTCACAACATGGCATGCACTCCAAGAATGGAGGGTCCCATTCTGCATTATATAATGCATAGGTGATAACCAACATTGATGTAAGCCTAGATACCCCTCGTGTCCATATAAACCGCGGGGTTTAGTCCTTAGGGGATACATATACACAACTTCACAACCCCTTGGGTTTAGCCCACAAGGATACATATACCCCCAGTGCTCGTCGAAAATGCACTCTTCTTGTGTTTTCAGTTGCCAGGGATTCGATAAGAAGTAGAATTCAACAGAAGGACATTGACTCGTTTTAAAGAGTGACACTCGGAAAAAGAGGTATTCAGGAGCGTCAATTTCGGAAAATGGATTGCCTGAGCACTTTAACTCCTGTTGTGCCATTATTTTTCGAGCGCGGCTCTTAACAAAGGTGTCACTCTGAACACTTTAATTACAACTGTTGTGTCACAGTTTTCGAGGAAACTCTtaggaaaaaaaatcatatgCGCTTTTACTAACAATTGGGACCAGTATGACCATATGTGAGGTTTGAATATTTTCGTGACATGTTTTTACGGAAGGTTTATAGTCGGCCCTCGATAGAGGTAACATAAAGTAACGATGCCGTCAGTTACGACCTGACATGCCTTATGGCTTTTTTTTTACCGTGTGTGGTTGGGGACGTCTTCCCGTTTATCATGCATTATTTGGTCGCCGTGAGCCAGCATCAATAAATATAGCTTATTGTCCTAAAGCGGTATTTGCCGGAGTGGATTTCCTCGAGAATTCTCCAGCCTTCCTCTCAAGATACACAGCGCTGACGCTTGGCTTGTACAGCTCTCCACAGTAGAAAGTTGAGGTTTCTACTGGTTGCCATCTCCAACTAAATCAATCGGATCCTAAAATTATTTTCAGTTGCCGTATATATTTTGGTATTAAATCCGACAAGGCATTAAATCACCCAGACAGACTAGTTTACGTAGATATCATATCAGCGTCTGAAGTCTGAACCAACGCACAGTGCCCTCCCGTGATCCCGTGCCCCTCTGCTGATCTGCCGCATTGCATTGCATGGGTGACAGATCATGGCCTTCTAAGCAGCTAGACCCGCGCGCAGAAGAAGGAAGCCCGGCCCGGCATGGCGGTGGTAGGTGCATCAGCTGTCCGTGCACGGCCACACGCGTCCTCTcctccatgcatgcatgcacagcaGCGAGCTCGCTCGATCGGTCGTTCCATGCATGGTGTGAGTGAGTTAATGGAAGCTCTGCAAGCACGTAGGAGTACTTGCAAACGAGTAGGATGTCACTCGTGAACTCTGCTGCCGctctagctactgaatgcttacTGATGGCTCTGCGGTAGCAGCAacccttgccccccccccccccccccccccatttacTCCGGCCgtccgcccgcccgcccgccgctCACCTGCGCGGTGCCTCCTCCATTAATTACCAAGCTTCACTTCCAGTTCGAGATCTCTGTGGCTAGCTGCATCCGTCTCTATATATAGGCTCTCTATACTCCTTGCCACTCCGCTTAGCTGGGTAGCTTAGCTCCATCAATGGCGAGGTGGAGCACCGTTCCTGCCGCAATGGCGTGCCGCTTCCAGctcgtcgccctcctcctcctcctcctccttgtggtGGTACCTCTAGCACCGGCTGATGCGAGAGATGTCCCTGCCACCGCCAAGGCTACAAAGACAACTGCAACGACCACCGCCAAGGCTACAAAGAGCGCCGCTGCGGTGGCGGCCGCGCCGGTCGGCCTCGGCGACCAGAAGACCTTccttggcagcggcctgggcggaGGCTACGGCGGCGTAGGCGGTTTGGGTGGAGCCGTGGGTGACATCGGCGGCGTcctcggtggcgtcgggggcggcgtcGGAGGGATCGGGGGCGTCGGTGGACTCGCTGGCGTGGGAGGCGTTGGCGGACTTGGCGGCGCGGGCGGGCTCGGTGGGGGTGGGCTCGGCGGTGGTGGTGCAGGTAGCCTCGGCGGTCTGGGCGGCGGCTCCGGTGGACTTAGTGGCCTCGGCGGTGGAGGGGGCGGGCTTGGCGGTGTGGGCGGCGGCTCCGGTGGACTTGGTGGCCTCGGCGGTGGAGGCGGCGGGCTTGGTGGACTCGGCGGTGGCATCGGTCACGGCTGCGGCGGCTGCATCCATCCGTGATCGTGACCGAGTACTAGTacgtttgcatgcatgcatgcgtagGGTCAACGGTCTAGGTCTAAGCAAGGTCAACGTGGCATGCATGTCAGTAGCTAGGAAGTGTACCCACGTGTTAATTATGTGATGTTGAAATAATCATGCATGCTAGCTAGCTTAATTAGctggtactccctctgtaccataatacttgttgttggggagaactagtctagttctccccaacaacaagtatttaggaacggagggagtagttagctAGTCAAGCTCGATCATGTTGCCAGATTATGTGATTGTCATTAGGAAGTGTATCGACGTACGTGTTGAAATAAGCATGCTAGCTTAATTAGCTAGTCAAGCTCTGAGTAGTGTTTAATTAGAGCCCGCACGTGTTTGTGTTGTGTGTGTACCTGCATGTGAAATGAAAAATAGTTCCATCTTATCTTGTTTCCAAatcttaaataaaaataaaaattagggAACCAAATCTTCAAATCTGATACTCCAACATTCATCTTCAAATCTATGTTTTACAGGGTCGCCTTTGACCATTTCTGTCAATAATATATGAAATATATGATAGCTAGGAAGATCATATCATTCAAAACGGCTTTCTCATACGAAATTAACGACATGTTCTGTGTCAGGCATGCCATATACTTCCTTCTCAGCTTTATAGTAGCGTCCCTTCATTTTAAAATAAATATCTTAATTTTATACTAACGTTACTTCatttcaaaataaatgtctcaacatgttcatttcaaaataaatgtctcaacatGTTCGGATGCGGGGGTGACGTCGGAGTTCATGTGTCAGTGCTTTTTCTGAACACGATACACACGCAAGCGCTCATATATAAACGCACATCCTATCCCTATGAGTATCTTTGAAAGACTGAGCCGGtgtatcatcttgagatttacgaagtcatcgCAGACGTCTCATCGTCAACGAAAATGTCTCCTTCCATTAAAAACATATAAtcaaaaatcctaaaataaatttaaaaataattGAAACATTATAACTTAAACCCTCGTGAACTAGGGATATCACTGGCATGCAACCACAGGTTAATTTTCTTCACGTGTCAGTGTTTAAAGGAACGCTAGCTAGCCATCCAACGTAAAATAATTTAATAGAGTAGGTGAACTTTTTCTGTCGGAGGAAATAAGGGGAGGGAGGTCATCGGGGCAGAGGGATTGGCTAAGCGGCAGCAATCCGTAAGTTTCATCCGTATCTTGCCCGTAAGTGTAGCATTTTTGCAGGTTAAATCAGGGAAAAGGTGAAGAGATTAGTTAGTCAAGCTACATTCTACGTAAGTGTAGCATTTTCTCGCAAGAGTAGTTCTACATTCACGTAAAGACTTATGTATGTTTACGTGTTGGACTGATTTGGGTATGTTTGATTAGCATTGTTGTTTTGAGAAACACCCACACGGTTTCTAATTTTGTATCATTTGTTGCAAATTCATTATAAAAATTGAGCGGATGTAAATttattactccctctgtaaactaatataagagcgtttagattactaaagtagtgttctaaatgctcttatattagtttacggaggaaaTACATAGAGACGTGCATCCAATTCATTTCTGCAGTGGGCCCAATATATCAACATCCAACCAACACGCCCTTGGAAGGGATCCATTGAcataaaaataataagaagaaaaaggatTGAATTAACGACCTCTCCCCATCATATATGTAACTTAGTTCGTGTACCTTCCTGCCTCTTTTTATCATTTTACTCCTTTCAAGCTTGCGGAAAGCCCCCGGTTTTGCCAACCAAATTCCGGGTTTTTCTGGCCGCTCCACAGCTTCTGGTTCGCAGAAAGCCTCCGTTTTTCTGAACCgttgtttcttttgttttttccctTTCTCTTTTCTCTTCCTGTTCTTTAACATTTTTTCCTTCATCATGTTTTCCTTTTTTCAAAACCCCGGAACCTattcaaatttgatgaaaattTTAcatatttgatgaactttttttgaaaggtgatgaactttttcaagatttgatgatttttttacaaaatgggtgaacttttttaaaaaaaaatagatgatttatttcaaaattgatattattatttttaaattcaATGTACTTTTTCAAAAATTAATGAACCTTTTTTCCAAATTCGATGAATTGCTTTTCAAATTCAATGAATTCTTTCAAGAATTGCCAAAAAAAACAAATTCGATGAActaaaaaaatgatgaacttttcttaagTTTGATGATCCTTTTTCAAAATAAATGACCTTTCTTTTCACATTCGTGAACTTTTTTAAGTTTGTAAAGTTTTCTTGAAATACGTGAACTTGTTTTGAATTCActatttttatttcttatttttcatatgTTTATTCAAACGTCAACAATTTATCAGACTAGCCAACCGAAATCCTGGATTGTACCCACAATTTGGGTTGTGTGCATTTTGACAACCACCAATGGGGCCACCACCACGAAATCCTGGATTGTACCCACAATCAAAGAATTCTTGCAACGTGGTGGCGACGGGACTCTTTTTAGTACATTGTCGAACTAGTCAAGCATTACCTATCATTTTTACAACAAACAGACTGAGTTCTCTCCTTAATGTCTCTCTTTCCAACACAACGTAGGGGATCCCACGGATCAAACATACGTGGTGGTTCTTCTGCTCCTGGTAGTGGTATTACTATGGAGCCCAGTAACCCCAGTTCATAACCTAGGTGGTCATGCTGGTGGTGGTTCTAGCTCGATCTATTTGATCGTCCCTCTTGTCTAGTCCCCTACTTTGAATATGTAATTTTTCATAGTTAGAACATTTCTGAAGCCGCAAACTTAGAATTAGACAAAAGGCAATGCTAAATGCCATCCTAAATGGTTGTCCTTTTTCATTTTGCAGTGATGATGCTCTTTGTCGGTGGACTTCGGGTTCTCGCGGTGGGCGGTACTCGAAGGCCAACGgacttcttcatatgatgacttgGTTTCATGTTATACAGATGGTTTAGATGATGATGGTACTTTGCGTAATGATATGTTGCTCTATGcttgatgttgatgatgatacTTTGTGTGACGTTATGATGCTCTATGTGTGATGATATAGttcatgttgatgatgatgatgatgatgatgtgtgatgTTGATGCTATACGTGTGATGATaatggtgatgttgatgatgttgtaGCTGTAGACTTTTTAATCTGCAGGGGTGGAATCAAACCAGAACAAAAAGAATTAACCAAAGCTATCTCGGCAGCTAAACCGTCGACATAGCCTTGGTGTAGCACCTGTTagaaagtattagtattagtctaggtgttcttattagtctatgtttactttccttgcacctcaagtcttgtgtaatatatatatgccccttgggccttcaataaacataagttgctttcctaacatggtattagagccttaggtttttttttcgcacgcgcaactcgtgctccgATCTTCTCCACGCAGCCGTTGTTCGTCTAGTAGCTGCTGCCGATCTCCTTCTACTCTCGACGGGATCCCGAGCGCCGCTGTTTTCTCCCGTCGCTCGCCAGATCGAGGCCGATCGAGGCGGCTCCCTCCGCGTTTCTCCCGTCGGTCGCCAGATCGAGGCGGTTCCCTCCCATGCCTCGAGCGGCTCCCTCCCGACCAAGATCGAGGCGGCTTCCTCCCCACAGCCAGATCGAGGCGGTTGCTTCCCGTCCGCCAAATCGATTTCCTCCCGATCCAGTCGCAGGACAGGGGCTCCAGGGTCCCATCGGGAGGAGCTGTCTCCCTGCACTGGATCGAAGCAGCTCCAGGCTCTCATCGGGAGGAGCTGTCTCCCCTGGACTGGATCGAAGCAGCTCCAGGGTCCCATCGGAAGGAGTTGTCTTCCCTGCAGCCACCGCACCAGATCGAGGCTCGGCTACTTCTCGCGATCCGACTCGGATCTGCCTCCTGTTGCAGCAACCGCCAGCCGCCGCCCCAATCCCGTCCTGATCTCGATTGGATCCGGCTTGCTACTGCTGATTCCTAAAAAAAAAAACTTTCTGCTGCTACGTGTTGCTGCTAGCTGCTTCCTCCTATACGTGCTGCTCTTAGCTGCTTCCTCCTATACGTGGTGATGTTTCCTGCTACTACGTGGCGCTTATGTCCCAGTTGTTCCTAGTTTTTTTAGTTCTCTTTattttccgctgcgtccaccaaattcgttgatattttgtgttttctcatgccatgcgagtccaccataactTAGTCCGTGAGCCTTtctccggtcctgatcctttctatgcaacttttgtggcatatttgcccttgttgttttctataggattttctagacttcttttgcattgccgatctacgtccatcgtgccttatcaGCTGAGCTTCCttcgccgacggttgtcgtggactatgatttttttttgcacaatgctttattcctcttgatgtgccatcttcttttgacaacccatcttctcttgatacttatcttgtatcttcaagtgatgcggtgtctacctctgatgtgccatctctttgttctctccttcggcgactcgacaagttttgaagactcttcatgctacaacgacactctcaagacgcggatttggattatcattgtgtttaagtattacacttcttcaaatgcaatgctattgcatacgctttgcatttgagggggggtgttagaaaatattagtattagtctaggagtccttattagtctatgtttactttccttgcatctcaagtcttgtgtaatatatatatgtccCTTGGGCCTTTAATaaacataagttgctttcctaacagcaCCAAGTGGCGACACATGTCAAATAATTTGGGACAGAGCGACTATCAATAGGTTGCTTGGAAGAAAATTGGGTCAATAGATTTTCTGGGCTGTTGTATTAAGTTTCAATGGCCTCACTTCCTTCAGCGGCCATTCCTCCTCCAGTGATTGCCTCCGACGAGGGCTCCGCCTAATCCAGCTCCGTCTGATAGTATTCACTGGACATTAACTACAAATAAGATTTTTTGAGTGAAATCAATATACATAGATTTAATTGACTATGGGTCTTTTTCAAGATTATTTGCATATTTGGAAGATTAAAATGCCGTTTAGAATTAAAATATTCATGTGGTTTATACACAAGAGAGTTGTACTGACTAAGGATAATTTGATAAAACCAAGATGGTTCGGTAGTTCTAGATGTTgctattgtgatcaaaacaaaaTAATAAGACACATCTTTCTTGATTGTCCAATAGCAAAATTATTATGACGTACTGTTTATATTGCCTTCAACATCAATTCACATCGAGTATTAATACGCTATTTCGGACATGGTCCAATGAAGTAGACCGTACTTTAGCGAATCATATACGGATTGGAATGTATGCATTATTTTAAGCCATATGAAATACTAGAAATGATATGATTTTTAATGGCAAGATCTTCAATAATTTTTTGTAGGTTATCTATAGAGCCACGACTGGATTCGTACGTGGTCGTTACTCACCTATACGGACTACAAGAAACTTATGATTATTGATTGCAACCGATGAAAGATGATCGTGCGGGCTATCTTCTATCTTCAGCCGATTTGAATGGCGCACTAATGATAGGATAGGTGTATATGCATCGTAGCCTGTTTTTGGTCTCATCGGATGGGGCATTTGTTTTTTTTCACGTACTACATTTGTTTTGTTCAGATTGTGAGCCCCTTGTGGTTCTAAGACTTTGTCTTTATGCAATTTTAATAATATGGTTGCATGCATCAATTGATGTAGAGACCGAGGGCTtcgatttctttttttttttaaagTGGGAACTGCCAGCCGAAGGCTTATGGAAATTAAATACTGCATGTATTAGATTTTTCTAGAAGACAAATAATTTGGGACAGAGCGACATGGGTGATGACGGGCTACAATTCCTCGGCCTCACCTCTGCTGCATGCCTTCTCGACATGGGTGATGTGCCTTGCCTCCTCCTTCCTTTGTCACGAAATCCACCACCCCAAATAAACCAAATTCACTCAATTTACATGTCATAAGTATTACTACTACATGGCGTCATGCATCCTCAGCCGTCTCGAAAACTAATCATGTCGTCACCCATGCATGCTTGCTTCGAAATGCCGACGACCGGCCTACGTCGTCTCTGTTCTACTATAATCGGCTGTCAGTCTCAGTCTCTCAGAGATGCAACCAATTTGCCACTGCCTTCAGAGTCAAGTAATAACCTCATTTCCTTGGACTGTTCCATCGACGCCCGCCGCTTCTTCTCGCCTCCTCACCTTCGATCTCCGACAAAGACGGCCACGAGGAGGTCACCGACGACTTCTCCGGCACCACCATCTGGTGGTATATATGCCTCCAAGCGGCAGTCCAAGGCCCAAGTCATCAGCTTCTACCCCGGCGAGGACGAGCGGCGCTTCTACAGTACAGGGTCGTCTTCCACAGGCGCCACCGCGCGCGACCTCGTCGTCGGCTCCTACCTGCCCTTCGTGCTCGGCGAGGGCCGCGCCGTCACCGTCAAGAACCGCCAGCGCCGTCTCTTCACCAACAACGCCAGCCGCACCTGGAACCCCTACCGCGGCAACAGCGTCTGGAGCCACGTCCCCTTCGAGCACCCCGCCACCTTCGACACGCTCGCCATGCACCCCGGCCGATGAGAAGGAGGCCGTCGTTGACGACCTCATGGCGTTCCAGGAGAGCAAGGAGTACTATGCCAAGGTCGGCAAGGCATGGAAACGCGGCTACCTCCTTTACGGACCACCCGGCACCGGCAAGTCCACCATGATCGCCGCCATGGCCAACTTCCTGGACTACGACGTTTACGATCTCGAGCTCACTGCCGTCAAGAATAATACCGAGCTACGGAAGCTCTTCATCGAGACCACGGGCAAGTCCATCATCGTTATAGAGGACATCGACTGCTCGGTCGACCTCACCGGAAAACGCCGCAAGGAATAAAAAGGCCTCTGGCGACAAGGACTCCGACGGGGATGACAAGCCCAAGCTACCTATGGACCCAGAGAAGGACGACGCCACCAAGGTGACACTCTCGGGCCTCCTCAACTTCATCGAGCACCACCAACCACAAGGAGAAGCTTGATCCGGCGAGGAAGGATGGACAAGCACATCGAGATGTCCTACGTACTGCCGCTTCGAGGGCTTCAATGTGCTGGCCAAGAACTACCTAGATGTCATCGAGCACAAGCTATTTGGAGAAATTCAGCGGCTGCTTGAGGAAACCGACATGTCGCCTGCTGACGTGGCAGATGCCGATGTCCAAGAAGAAAAAGAGGGACCCCAACTTGTGCTTTGTCAGGTCTCATCGAGGCGCTCAAGCAAGCTAAGAAAGATGCGGCAGCGGCCAAGGCCAAGAAGGAAGCGGAGGCTGCGGAGGCAAAGAAAgccaaggagaaagaggaggcggAGGCAAAGAAAGCCAAGGAGGAAGACAAAGGGAAGGACAAAGCACCGCCAATGGAGACATCAAGAAATGTGACAAGTAAAGTGACATCAAGCCTAGAAGCCAAGGAAAAAAGACTGCATGAGCTTGTTCACTAGTGCCCCCTTATATAAAAAAAAACACATGTTTGTATAaagaaaatatgtcatctctaaACTGAAACAATATTTGTTTCATC
Coding sequences within:
- the LOC123441256 gene encoding acanthoscurrin-1-like, with product MARWSTVPAAMACRFQLVALLLLLLLVVVPLAPADARDVPATAKATKTTATTTAKATKSAAAVAAAPVGLGDQKTFLGSGLGGGYGGVGGLGGAVGDIGGVLGGVGGGVGGIGGVGGLAGVGGVGGLGGAGGLGGGGLGGGGAGSLGGLGGGSGGLSGLGGGGGGLGGVGGGSGGLGGLGGGGGGLGGLGGGIGHGCGGCIHP